The genomic window TGCGACAGGCACGTCAGCAAGCCGGTAAAGAAGGCGGTTCTGCTGGACGCGATCCGCGAGGCGACGGCGGCGCGTGCATCCGCGGGGTCGGAGCCGGAGCAGACCGCCGCTGGAACGGAGCAGCGCGCAGGCGCAGCGAAGCTGGTTGCCTAGAGACTGCGGCCGTCGAAGGTTTCGACCTTAAGCGTTGACGGCTCTACCCCTTCGACGCATCGGGCGTTCACGTAAACGCCGTTAGACGTCGAGATAAACGGCGCGCATCCGCAGTTGGGGCAGAAATGGTGCTTCACCGTGCCGGTCTTGAAGGTATAAGCAGCAAGGTTGGATTCGGGCGTCAGCAGCCGCAGTTTTTCGCGCGGCACGCTCCAGTGCAGATATCCGCGCATGGTGCAGATCGAGCAGTTGCAGTCCATCACCTGCTGCAGATCGCCTTCGACTTCGAACCGGTTGCGCCCGCAATGGCATCCACCGCGGTAAGTCATGGCCAAGCCTCCTGAGTCCGGCAGCCTCTTTGGCAGCTAGCATCCCGCCCGCGCGCAGGCAAGCGCGCCGCCCCGCTCTGCGCGAATCGGCAGTGCGCTCACGCGCTACACAGTCGCACCAGCAATCGGATAAACTGCCCAGTCCGGTGAGAGCAATCGCGCAAGACCGATCGCAGCGGACGCCGTGGGAGAGCTTCGAACGCGAGGTGCTCGAGTATCTGCGCACGCTGATCCGTTTCGACACTTCCAATCCGCCGGGCAACGAGCGGATCGCCGCCGATTTTCTGGCCGCCGCGCTGAGCGCCGAGGGTATCGCCTCGGTGATTCTGGAAAAGGAGCCGGCCCGCGCCAACCTGGTGGCGCGGCTTAAGGGCGGCGGCGCAGGCGCGCCTTTGATGCTCTCCTCGCATACCGACGTCGTGCCGGTAGAGGCGGCGCGATGGAGCCGCGCGCCGTTCGGCGGCGAGATCGCCGACGGGTGCGTGTGGGGCCGCGGCGCGATCGACATGAAGGCCAAGGGCGCGATGGATCTCGGGCTGATGCTTGCGCTCAACCGGGCCGGCGTCGCGCTCAATCGCGATCTGGTGCTCGCGGCGGTGGCCGACGAGGAGGCCGGCTCGGAACTCGGCGCGCGCTTTTTGGTCGAGCATCATCCCAATTTGGTGCGCGCCGGATGGGTGCTCAACGAGGCCGGCGGGTTTACCCTGCATCTCGGCGGGCGCCGCTACTATCCGATTCAGGTTGCCGAGAAGGGCTACGTCACGGTGAAGATGACGGTCAGCGGACCGCCCGGCCACGGCTCGATCCCACGTTCCGACAGCGCTATCGCGGCGCTGGCGGAACTCGTTGTGCGGATCAATCGGACGCCGATGCGCGTGCGGCTGACGCCGCTGATGCGCCGCACGCTTGATCAGTTCGGCCTGGAGTCGCAGACTGCGCCGCCGCTCTTTCGCGCGATGATGACCAATACGGTCGTCCCGACCATCCTGCGCGCCGGCTACAAGGACAACGTCATCCCGGGCGAAGCCTCGGTGGTGCTCGACGGCCGCACCCTGCCGGGCGAGACGGCCGAAAGCCTGCTCGCCGAGCTGCGCGAGATGGTCGGGCCCGAGCCGATCTTCGAGGTGTTGAGATGCGCGCCGCCGGCCGAGGGCAGCGCGGATACGCCGCTCTTTCGGCTGATCGCGCATCACGTCGAGATGGCCGACCCGGGCGCGCGAGCGATCGCCTGGATGCTGCCCGGGGCGACCGACAGCAAGTTCTACGCGCAGCTCGGCGCGACCTGCTATGGGTTTGCACCCGTGCGGATCGGTCCGCGGATGCCATACGGCGCGCTGTACCACGGCAACGACGAACGGATCCCGGTCGAGGGTTTTATGTGGGGATTGCGCCTATATGCGGAAGTGGTGCTGAACTTTCTCGGCCTGCGCCTCGAGCAGGTATTTAATTAACCGAGCCGGCCCGTTTCTCCCGCGCCGCTCGCGATGCTTGCGGCGAACTCTCCCTGGTAAAGGAAGGGGCAAGATCGGTCGAGCCGGTTAGAAAACCTAGTCTGCTGGAGGTTCGCCGTCACCGCCAGGCGGTTCGGGCTCGCTTGCGCCCGCCGGTTGCTGTGCCGGCGTGAACGTGACCAGCAGCCGCGGAGGCGCATTGAGCGGCACCACCGCAAAGCGCGACACCGGCGAGGTGTTCACGGTGATCGTAGTGCCGTCCGCGTCGGACTGAATATCGCAATCGTGGAAGATCGACCGGTCGAACACGAGGTGAGTCGGCGCGCCCTTGGCCAGCCTGGTTTCCTTGAGATGGAGCGTTAACGTCGATGAATCAGAGCCGCCCTGAAGCTGGTTCTCGTATGCGACAGGGCCCGTCAGATCGAGTATCACCGAGAGCGGCGGATCGGCCGAAGAGAGCCTGACCTTGTTAAGCGTCGCCGGACCGGTGTGTGCGAGCGTCCTCAGCCCGCTGGCGGCCGCCGCAATCGACGCGGGAGTCGCTGCGTCAGCAGTGATAGCGCCGGCAGGAGCAGCCCCGGCGGCGGCCCCGCCTGCCGATCCCGAACTTTTCGAGGGAGCAGGAGACGCGTCGGCAGCCGCGGCGTCTGGAGCGGCCGTATCCGAAGGAGCCGCAGCGTCGGGCGTCGCGGGTGTCGAGGATGGCGCTTTGAGTATCGGCAGCGGCGGATAGGCGTCGGTGGAGGCCAACGTGGTTGCGTCGCCCTGGCGCACCCTGACCTGGTCGGCATCGCCGAATCCGCTCTCGGTCAGCACCAGGTGTAGCGGGTCCTCTTCGGTATCGACGTGCTGATGGAGTTTCTTGAGCTCAGACTGCGCCTTGGCTGCGTAAGTCGTGCCGGGATAGTGCAGCACAACCGCGGTAAAGGCTTGCGCGGCGGAATACTTCTTGCCTTCCTTTTCCAGCGTGGTGCCGAGCTGGAAGAGCGCTTCGTCCCCGACCGGCGTGTCCGGCCATTTCTGCATCAGTTCGGCCAGGCGCGATTCGGCGGCGCGGAAGTTTGCCTTCTTGTAATAAAAATCGCCGATCAGGAGCTGATGACGCGCAAGCATCTCGCGGCAGATCGCAATCTGCTGATGGGCCAGGGCAGCGAAGCCGGTCTCCGGATAGCGCCGTTCGATTACCTCGAATTGCTCCAGCGCCTGCTCGGTGTTGCTCTGATCCTGGTCCGGGCGGCCTATCTGATCATAGTGCGCCATCGCCAGGTAATACGACGCGAGCTCGATCTCCTTGCTCGTCGGATGCATTTTCTCGAAGTCGCCCAGCGAAGAGATCGCCTCGGCATAGTGCTTCTGCTGGTATGCGGCGAGCCCGATCTTGAGCTCGGCGTCCTCGGCGTAGGGGCTGAACGGGTATTGATCGATCAGTTTCTGAAAGTAGATGGCAGCGCCCTTGTAGTCGTGCTGGGCGAACGCCTTTTGCCCCAGCACATAATAGTTCTCGCCAGTCGGGGTCTGCTGATGCGTAGCGCAGGCCGACACGCCAAGCGCGAAACTCGCCGCCAGTACGAAAAACAGTCGCCGCATAATAAAAGAGACTTCAGACAGGTTAGACGCTGCCTGTGCTCAAGGCAAGCTTGCTTCATCACGAATGATAACAGCGGCGGGCGAGCAAAAAGATCGCTAAACCGGCATGAAAGAGGCCGAAAATACGGCCTTGCCCTGGGCCAGGTACTTGAGGCCGAAGCCGGAGGCGCGCGCGCCCGGCGCCGCGGTATCGACCCGGCGAAAGCCTGCCTCCGTAAGCATCACGAACATCTCCGCCGCGTACGGTTCGACGTCCGTCGCCACGTGGACGATCGCCGTGGGCGCGAGCACGCGTCTTAAGCGCCGCGCGAATCCCGGCGAGAACATCCGATGCTTCTGTTGCGACAGCGTGAGCCAGGGGTCGGGAAAATAGACGTGGCAGGCGCTCAGACTTCCGGCCGGCAGCATCAGGTTGATGAGTGTGCGCGCGTCCATCTGCGCCACCCGCAGATTGCCGAGCCCGCGGCGCGCGGCGCGAAGTGCCAGCACTCGCGCGACCGAGGCCGCAAGCTCGACCGCAAGGAAGTCGCGCTCGGGACGCCGGGCCGCGTATTCGATGATGAAGTCCCCGCGCCCCGCGCCCAGTTCGACCTCCAGCGGCGCGCGGCGTCCGAACAGCCGCTCGGCGTCGATCGCGTACACGGGTCCGTCTTCGGCCACCAGCACGCGCGTCGCGAGCGCGCGCTTGTCCGGGTCGCGCCACATGCGCGCCGCTTTGCGCAAACGTGCCATCGTCAGAGGCGTCCGGCGTGCGTACGTCAGTCCCGGCGCGCGGCCTAGTCCGTGCGCGCCATGAAATCCTTGATTCGCTTTACCAGCGGCGCAAGGTCGGTGTTATCAACCAGCGCGCTCGCCATCCTCACCGGGTCGCCGAAAAAAAAGCGCTCGTAGAGCACCTGGCGGCCGGCGAACGAACTTCCCGCCACGTCCCAGGCGAGGCGGTAAAGCGCGACGCGCTCGCGCGCGGCGGCGTCGGCCTGGCCGAAGTAGCGCTCGATCTCGGGCGCGATCGGGCTTTTGAAGTCGCGCTCCGACGGCGTCGCCATCAGGCTCGACGAGCTGTTGAGCTGGATGATTTCCGCCAGCCGCGGATACAGCTTGGGAAAGAGGTTGCGCGCGGCGTCGAGCGGCGGGCGTGCGGGCATGTACTCGCCCCACTTATCCGCTGCAGCATCGGCCTCGGCGGCGCGCAGACATGATCGCATCAGCTCGGTCGTGACGATCATCTCGGCCAGGCGCTCGCGCACGTGCGGCAGGCTCATCGCGTCGCTCACCTGGGCGATCCGTGTCGCGAGGCCGAGCAGGAACTCGCTCTTGACCGCATTTTTGACCACCACCTGGTGCATCATGTTGACCACGGCCCCGGTCTCGGCGTAGAGCGCGTTGCATCGCGCCATATCGCCGCACACGAACACCCGCTCCCACGGCACTGTCACGTTGTCGAAGATGACGACGCAATCCATCTCCTCGAAGCGCGAGGCGAGCGGATGGTCGAAATGCGAGCGCTCGGCCTCGAACGGGTCGCGGCAGATGAATTTGAGCCCCGGCGCGTTGCATCGCACCGCGAACGCGAGCGCGAATGGCTTCTGGCTGGGGTCCTCCTTGAGCACGGTGGAAGGAAAGACCAGCAATTCCTCGGAGGCGGGGCCGAGCGTGGCGAGCATCCGCGCGCCGTTGACCACGATCCCGTCGCTCGTCTGCTCGACGAGGCGGAGCGCCAGGTCGGCGTCGGTCTGGCCGGCCCATCCGGCGGCGCGGCTCGCGCGCGGGTTGAGCAGCGTATGCGTGGCGCACCAGTCGTTGCGGCGCGCCTCGCGGTAGTACTCGACGATATTGTCGCCGAGGCGCTTGTCGGCAGCGGCGAAGAACTCGCGCGCGGCCGCCATCGCCGCGATGCTCGCGTTCAGGTAGTCGGGCGTGCGCCCTAGCATCCCGCCGCTGAACTCGGCCCAACGCCGCATCATTGCGCCCCGCTTGCGCACTTCCTCGCCGCTTTGTGGCTGGATGAAGGAGAGGCCGGCGCGTTCGCCCCCCTCGATGCGATAGGTCATCGCCTCGGGATGCTCGATCTGCATGTCGTAGAGCGAGGCGAGCGAGCGCGTTACGGGTTTGAGCGCCGGATGGGTCGTCGGGTCGGCGACGCGCTCGCCGCCGAGCCAGATTTCGCTCCTGAGCTTGCGCATCGCACTCAAATAGTTATTGCCCGAGCGCGCCCCCATCAGAGGATCTCCTGCAGCTGCGGCAGTCGCTTGCGCAGCCGTTCGGCCGCGTCTTGCGGCGCCATGTAGGGCGGGCGCGCCGGCCCCATGTCGATTCCGGTTGCGACCGAGGCCGTAACCTTGGTGACACCGAGATGGCCGAGCGCCTCCTCGCCGCCGCGCGGGAAGCATCGGTTGAGCCGGCGCTGGATCTCCTGGGCGCGCATGATGTCGCCGGCGCGGTAGGCTTTGAGCAGCGCGGCGGAGGCCGGCACGGCGAAGATATTGATAAAGCCGCCGGCGGCACCGAGCATCAGGCCGCTCAAGAGCGCGCGGAAGGTGTTGTAGATCTCGATGCGCGAGCCAATCTGGTCATAGAGCTCCTCCAGATGCTGGAGGTCGGTCAGCACTTCTTTCATCGCCGCCACGCCGGGAATTGTCGCCAGGCGTGCGGCGAATTTGGGCGAAATATTGAACTTGCTCAGCGCCGGGTTGTGATAGACCACCAGCGGCAGGTCGCCGGCCTCCGCGATCATCCGGTAGTGGCGCTCGACTTCGGCCTCGCCGCAGCGCCAGTAGTAAGGCGGAATAACCTGCTGCGCGTCGTAACCCATCCGGGCCGCGGCCTTGGCGAAGCGCAGGGCCTCGAGCGTGGTCGCGCCCGAGGTCATCGCGGTCGCCGGGACGCCGGGCCGCTTGCGGGTTTCTTCGAGCGTAACTTCAAAGGCGCGGAGCCGTTCGGCCTCGCTCAGATGCAGGAACTCGCCGATGCTGGGCGTGGCGACGATGCCGTCGGCGCCGTTGTCGAGCGCCCAGCGCACCTCCTTGCGCAACGCCTCTTCGTTGAGCGTGTAGTCCGCGTTGAACGGCGTCACCAGCATCGCGTGAATGCCATGCACGAGTTTCATCTCACTTTGCTCCTCCCGCCGGCGCCGCGGCGCCCTGATGGGCCGCGGCGGCGGGCCGGGCGAAATAAAAAATCGCCTGTCCGGTGCCGAGCGCGGCCTCGTAGCGTCCGAATTGCTCGCCGCGCCAGTTCCACTCGGCGCTGCCCATCGCACCCGCCATCATCAGGTAGTGCGAAAATCGCCCCTCGGGCGAGCATTCGGCGCGATATTCGGGCGCGGCGCGCAGGACTTCGTCATGGCGCCCGGCGCGGAACCATTCCATCAATTTCTCGTCGAACAGGCGATTGCCGAGCGAGCTGATGTCGTTGGGCGAGGCCGAAGCGTGCTGCAGCACGTTGTCGTAGTCCCAGAAGCGATGCGACATGCCGCCCGCTGCGACCAGCACGACGCGGCGGCCGGAGGCGCGGATCGCCGCGCCCATCGCGACGCCGAAAGCGACATCGTTGGAGATGCGTGCCGTTTGGCAGACGCCCATCGACAACACGCGACGCTTCGCGCCGGGATTGAAGTAGTGCATCACGTTCAGCGTCGGATAGTGCAGCGGCAGGGTAGGGTAGCCCGGGGCGATCGCCCGCAGTCCGCCGGCTCGAACCGCCTCCACGATCGCCGCGGCGAGCTCGGGATCGCCCGGATAGTCGAAGGCGTACTCATGGATCATCTGCGGCAGCTCCTCGGAAGTGTAGAGGCCGTGCAGCCGCTCCTGCGCGTTGAGCACATATTCGAGCGTGGTGAACCAGTGGGTGTCGATCAGCGCGAAGGTGTCGAACTCGAGCGCCCGCAGGCGCTCGCGCTCGAGCGATTCCATCGCGTCGTAAAAGGTGGTGACGTTCTTGCCCATGTAGGCGCGCCGCGCCTCAGGATCGTGAATCATCAGGCGCGGCACGTGAGTGGTAAAAATTGCGGCTACGATCTCGCCCATCGCGGTCCTCCTTTGGCGCGGCGGTTCATCGCTCTGCCGGAAGTTCGGGATAGGTCAGGCAGACCATCCTCGGCTCGGTCCAGAACTCGAGGCTGAAGCGTCCGCCCTGGCGGCCGACGCCGCTCTGGCCCGAACCGCCGAACGGCGTGCGCAGATCGCGCAGGAAGAAACTGTTGACCCACACCATACCGGTTTTAAGGCGCGAGGCCACGCGCAGCGCGCGTTCGAGGTCGCGCGTCCAGATATACGCGGCGAGCCCATAGCGCGTCCCGTTGGCCATTGCCGCCGCCTGCTCCTCGTCCTCGAAGCGCTCGATGCTCAGCACCGGGCCGAAGATTTCTTCGCGCACCGCGCGCGCGTCGGGCGCAAGGCGATCGAGCACGGTCGGCAGGTAGTAGTAGCCGCGGCCCGGACGCTCGGGAATCGCGCCGCCGGCCAGCAACTCGGCGCCGCCGGCGACCGCCTCCTTGACGAAGGAATCGACGCGGCTTCGATGCGCGGCCGAAAT from Candidatus Binataceae bacterium includes these protein-coding regions:
- a CDS encoding GFA family protein — translated: MTYRGGCHCGRNRFEVEGDLQQVMDCNCSICTMRGYLHWSVPREKLRLLTPESNLAAYTFKTGTVKHHFCPNCGCAPFISTSNGVYVNARCVEGVEPSTLKVETFDGRSL
- a CDS encoding M20/M25/M40 family metallo-hydrolase, producing MRAIAQDRSQRTPWESFEREVLEYLRTLIRFDTSNPPGNERIAADFLAAALSAEGIASVILEKEPARANLVARLKGGGAGAPLMLSSHTDVVPVEAARWSRAPFGGEIADGCVWGRGAIDMKAKGAMDLGLMLALNRAGVALNRDLVLAAVADEEAGSELGARFLVEHHPNLVRAGWVLNEAGGFTLHLGGRRYYPIQVAEKGYVTVKMTVSGPPGHGSIPRSDSAIAALAELVVRINRTPMRVRLTPLMRRTLDQFGLESQTAPPLFRAMMTNTVVPTILRAGYKDNVIPGEASVVLDGRTLPGETAESLLAELREMVGPEPIFEVLRCAPPAEGSADTPLFRLIAHHVEMADPGARAIAWMLPGATDSKFYAQLGATCYGFAPVRIGPRMPYGALYHGNDERIPVEGFMWGLRLYAEVVLNFLGLRLEQVFN
- a CDS encoding outer membrane protein assembly factor BamD; the protein is MRRLFFVLAASFALGVSACATHQQTPTGENYYVLGQKAFAQHDYKGAAIYFQKLIDQYPFSPYAEDAELKIGLAAYQQKHYAEAISSLGDFEKMHPTSKEIELASYYLAMAHYDQIGRPDQDQSNTEQALEQFEVIERRYPETGFAALAHQQIAICREMLARHQLLIGDFYYKKANFRAAESRLAELMQKWPDTPVGDEALFQLGTTLEKEGKKYSAAQAFTAVVLHYPGTTYAAKAQSELKKLHQHVDTEEDPLHLVLTESGFGDADQVRVRQGDATTLASTDAYPPLPILKAPSSTPATPDAAAPSDTAAPDAAAADASPAPSKSSGSAGGAAAGAAPAGAITADAATPASIAAAASGLRTLAHTGPATLNKVRLSSADPPLSVILDLTGPVAYENQLQGGSDSSTLTLHLKETRLAKGAPTHLVFDRSIFHDCDIQSDADGTTITVNTSPVSRFAVVPLNAPPRLLVTFTPAQQPAGASEPEPPGGDGEPPAD
- the hpaB gene encoding 4-hydroxyphenylacetate 3-monooxygenase, oxygenase component, whose translation is MGARSGNNYLSAMRKLRSEIWLGGERVADPTTHPALKPVTRSLASLYDMQIEHPEAMTYRIEGGERAGLSFIQPQSGEEVRKRGAMMRRWAEFSGGMLGRTPDYLNASIAAMAAAREFFAAADKRLGDNIVEYYREARRNDWCATHTLLNPRASRAAGWAGQTDADLALRLVEQTSDGIVVNGARMLATLGPASEELLVFPSTVLKEDPSQKPFALAFAVRCNAPGLKFICRDPFEAERSHFDHPLASRFEEMDCVVIFDNVTVPWERVFVCGDMARCNALYAETGAVVNMMHQVVVKNAVKSEFLLGLATRIAQVSDAMSLPHVRERLAEMIVTTELMRSCLRAAEADAAADKWGEYMPARPPLDAARNLFPKLYPRLAEIIQLNSSSSLMATPSERDFKSPIAPEIERYFGQADAAARERVALYRLAWDVAGSSFAGRQVLYERFFFGDPVRMASALVDNTDLAPLVKRIKDFMARTD
- a CDS encoding dihydrodipicolinate synthase family protein, yielding MKLVHGIHAMLVTPFNADYTLNEEALRKEVRWALDNGADGIVATPSIGEFLHLSEAERLRAFEVTLEETRKRPGVPATAMTSGATTLEALRFAKAAARMGYDAQQVIPPYYWRCGEAEVERHYRMIAEAGDLPLVVYHNPALSKFNISPKFAARLATIPGVAAMKEVLTDLQHLEELYDQIGSRIEIYNTFRALLSGLMLGAAGGFINIFAVPASAALLKAYRAGDIMRAQEIQRRLNRCFPRGGEEALGHLGVTKVTASVATGIDMGPARPPYMAPQDAAERLRKRLPQLQEIL